The following proteins are encoded in a genomic region of Pseudodesulfovibrio mercurii:
- the fabG gene encoding 3-oxoacyl-[acyl-carrier-protein] reductase, which translates to MSDLPNVALVTGGSRGIGRTVAERLAADGFEVYLTYVSRPEAAEEVVKTIEAAGGKARAFQLDSGDREAVAAFFADEIKGKVELAVLVNNAGITRDGLMMRMKDEDWDKVIEINLTGCFVFLKEASKIMGRQRFGRIVNITSVVGQMGNAGQANYAAAKAGLIGLTKSAARELAGRNITVNAVAPGFIETDMTAALPEKVVEAMLEQIPLKTLGQSGDIAAAVSFLAGPGAGYITGQVLGVNGGMYM; encoded by the coding sequence ATGAGCGATCTTCCCAATGTCGCCCTGGTTACGGGCGGTTCCCGAGGCATCGGCCGCACCGTGGCCGAGAGGCTGGCCGCCGACGGCTTCGAGGTCTATCTGACCTACGTGAGCCGTCCCGAGGCCGCCGAGGAAGTGGTCAAGACCATCGAGGCGGCGGGCGGCAAGGCCCGCGCCTTCCAGCTCGATTCCGGCGACCGCGAGGCCGTGGCCGCCTTCTTCGCCGACGAGATCAAGGGCAAGGTCGAGCTCGCGGTCCTGGTCAACAACGCGGGCATCACCCGCGACGGCCTGATGATGCGCATGAAGGACGAGGACTGGGACAAGGTCATCGAGATCAACCTGACCGGCTGCTTCGTCTTCCTCAAGGAGGCGTCCAAGATCATGGGCCGGCAGCGCTTCGGCCGGATCGTCAACATCACCTCCGTGGTCGGCCAGATGGGCAACGCGGGCCAGGCCAACTACGCCGCGGCCAAGGCGGGCCTCATCGGCCTGACCAAGTCCGCCGCCCGCGAACTGGCCGGGCGCAACATCACGGTCAACGCCGTGGCCCCGGGCTTCATCGAGACCGACATGACTGCGGCACTGCCCGAAAAGGTGGTCGAAGCCATGCTCGAACAAATTCCATTAAAAACCCTCGGGCAGTCCGGGGATATCGCGGCCGCCGTCTCCTTCCTGGCCGGCCCCGGAGCCGGGTACATCACCGGCCAGGTGCTGGGCGTGAATGGCGGCATGTACATGTAA
- a CDS encoding MBL fold metallo-hydrolase translates to MARLTIETFILGPDETNCYLVSMGGRAVVVDVGLEPGRLIERIKALGLALEGVYLTHFHLDHIGGVKELLEAHPTQVFASAEDEFLRDLSFEAGGNREFAPYIDFPYAALEPGRRTVLGQPMLVLDTPGHTPGGLSYFFPAAGCVFVGDVLFMIAVGRTDLPRGDSSALLSSIRSRIFTLPDDTRVYSGHGPMTTVRHEKANNPHFIF, encoded by the coding sequence ATGGCCAGACTGACCATAGAGACCTTCATCCTCGGACCGGACGAGACCAACTGCTACCTGGTCTCCATGGGCGGCCGCGCCGTGGTCGTGGACGTCGGCCTGGAGCCGGGCCGGTTGATCGAGCGCATCAAGGCCCTGGGCCTGGCCCTGGAGGGCGTGTACCTGACCCACTTCCACCTGGATCATATCGGCGGGGTCAAGGAACTCCTTGAGGCCCATCCGACCCAGGTCTTCGCCAGCGCGGAGGACGAGTTCCTGCGGGACCTCTCCTTCGAGGCGGGCGGCAACCGGGAGTTCGCGCCCTACATCGATTTCCCCTACGCCGCCCTGGAGCCGGGGCGGCGCACCGTGCTCGGCCAGCCCATGCTCGTCCTGGACACGCCGGGACACACGCCGGGCGGGCTGTCCTACTTCTTTCCGGCCGCGGGGTGCGTGTTCGTGGGCGATGTGCTGTTCATGATCGCCGTGGGCCGCACCGACCTGCCGCGCGGCGACTCCTCGGCCCTGCTTTCCTCCATCCGCTCGCGCATCTTCACCCTGCCCGACGACACCCGCGTCTACTCCGGGCACGGGCCCATGACCACCGTGCGCCATGAAAAGGCGAACAACCCGCATTTCATCTTTTGA
- a CDS encoding SHOCT domain-containing protein produces the protein MDYFTAFGNWCPGPGLWHGGGFGGWAGSMGMGFGFPFGGIIQLLILGLIVYFTVRLFRRPATHSGPGTPQDVLKRRYASGEIDRETYRAMKDELGNS, from the coding sequence ATGGATTATTTCACTGCATTCGGGAACTGGTGTCCCGGTCCGGGACTGTGGCACGGCGGAGGGTTCGGGGGCTGGGCCGGGTCCATGGGCATGGGCTTCGGTTTTCCCTTCGGAGGAATTATCCAGCTGTTGATCCTCGGCCTGATCGTCTATTTCACGGTGCGCCTGTTCCGCAGACCCGCCACACACTCGGGACCGGGCACGCCGCAGGATGTCCTCAAGCGCCGCTACGCCTCCGGCGAGATCGACCGGGAGACGTACCGCGCCATGAAGGATGAGCTCGGCAACAGCTAG
- a CDS encoding NifU family protein — MQKKVEAVLDKVRPMLQGDGGDVELVEVTDNGIVKVRLTGACKGCPMSQMTLKNGIERIILKEIPEVKGVEAV; from the coding sequence ATGCAGAAGAAAGTGGAAGCCGTGCTCGACAAGGTCCGCCCCATGCTCCAGGGCGACGGCGGCGACGTGGAGCTGGTTGAGGTCACCGACAACGGCATCGTCAAGGTCCGCCTGACCGGGGCCTGCAAGGGCTGCCCCATGTCCCAGATGACCCTCAAGAACGGTATCGAACGGATCATCCTCAAGGAAATCCCCGAAGTGAAGGGCGTCGAAGCCGTTTAG
- a CDS encoding OprD family outer membrane porin produces the protein MSVKCSHLVLACLLSLVLAQPALAAEEKTVSPYGTVTGQARLYYFTQRNKGTGQEFDVIKESLALGGWLKYETPWLEDHLGLGVALYGTAPLTGELNQPDQGGTGLLTSDNEGFAVVGEAYVKARYEKTEARIWRQRIETPFINSNDSRMLPQSFEAYGLKSGDIDNLELSVFWVDKEKKRDSDTFKSMSNVAGLTDVNRGVFMTGADWKPLANLPTRFWNYYAPDLDNTFFTQFKYTFGDPEGVEYAVLVQGVSQNSVGEQLAGSYNTGELGLMGTVKYSGFTFDLGASIVDDSVGIRNSWGVYPFFNNLMNYSFNRAGEKSLLLGVAYDFSRIGWDGYRADIKAGFGDTPDTGFNATYDRSEYDLDIYYDFDGDLKGMSLLSRFSYQDADESMGGRDGYQVRLRLQYNFQLL, from the coding sequence GTGTCCGTGAAATGTTCGCACCTTGTCCTGGCCTGCCTCCTGTCCCTGGTCCTCGCCCAGCCCGCCCTCGCCGCCGAGGAGAAGACCGTCTCCCCGTACGGCACGGTCACGGGCCAGGCGCGGCTCTACTATTTCACCCAGCGCAACAAGGGCACGGGCCAGGAGTTCGACGTCATCAAGGAGTCCCTGGCCCTGGGCGGCTGGCTCAAGTACGAGACCCCGTGGCTTGAGGACCACCTCGGCCTGGGCGTGGCCCTGTACGGCACGGCCCCCCTGACCGGCGAGCTGAACCAGCCGGACCAGGGCGGCACCGGCCTGCTCACCTCGGACAACGAGGGCTTTGCGGTCGTGGGCGAGGCCTACGTCAAGGCGCGCTATGAGAAGACCGAGGCGCGCATCTGGCGGCAGCGCATCGAGACCCCGTTCATCAACAGCAACGACAGCCGCATGCTGCCCCAGAGCTTCGAGGCCTACGGCCTGAAGTCCGGCGACATCGACAACCTGGAGCTGTCCGTGTTCTGGGTGGACAAGGAAAAGAAACGCGACAGCGATACGTTCAAGTCCATGAGCAATGTGGCCGGACTCACGGACGTCAACCGGGGCGTGTTCATGACCGGGGCCGACTGGAAACCCTTGGCCAACCTGCCGACGCGGTTTTGGAACTACTACGCCCCGGACTTGGACAACACCTTCTTCACCCAGTTCAAGTACACCTTCGGCGATCCCGAGGGCGTCGAGTACGCGGTGCTCGTACAGGGCGTGAGCCAGAACAGCGTGGGCGAACAGCTGGCGGGCAGCTACAACACGGGCGAGCTGGGCCTCATGGGCACCGTCAAGTACAGCGGGTTCACCTTCGACCTGGGCGCGTCCATCGTGGACGACTCGGTGGGCATCCGCAACTCCTGGGGCGTCTATCCCTTCTTCAACAACCTCATGAACTACTCCTTCAACCGGGCCGGGGAGAAATCGCTCCTGCTCGGCGTTGCCTACGACTTCTCGCGCATCGGCTGGGACGGCTACCGGGCGGACATCAAGGCCGGTTTCGGCGACACCCCGGACACGGGCTTCAATGCCACCTATGATCGCAGCGAGTACGACCTGGACATCTATTACGACTTCGACGGCGACCTCAAGGGAATGTCGCTGCTCAGCCGCTTCTCCTACCAGGACGCGGACGAGAGCATGGGCGGCAGGGACGGCTACCAGGTCCGGCTGCGGCTGCAATACAACTTCCAGCTGCTCTAG
- the rpmF gene encoding 50S ribosomal protein L32, translating to MAVPKKRTSKSRKGMRRAHDKVATPNVIYCECGEPTLPHRACSVCGTYKGRQVIDGEDA from the coding sequence ATGGCTGTCCCCAAGAAAAGAACGTCCAAGTCCCGCAAGGGAATGCGCCGCGCCCACGACAAGGTCGCCACTCCGAACGTCATCTACTGCGAGTGCGGTGAACCCACTCTGCCCCATCGCGCCTGTTCCGTCTGCGGCACCTACAAGGGCCGTCAGGTGATCGACGGCGAAGATGCCTAG
- the plsX gene encoding phosphate acyltransferase PlsX: MPSNEPILAPRIAVDAMGGDYGPRIVVPAAVAAAREGISIVLVGDEERVRAELDKLDAKGLDIEIVHASQVVEMDDKPADALRRKKDSSIQVACRLVKEGRAHGVVSAGHSGATVACGMFVLGRIPGVLRPALAGIMPTEKKPVVLIDVGANVDSKPQHLLQFGLMADVLARHVLGFDNPSVGILSIGEEEGKGNAAVREGFELFKRSQLRFIGNVEGRDIFTGEVDIVVCDGFVGNVALKLSEGLARSLSRILKDELKSSWLSMLGTLLSFGAFKRFKKLVDYAEYGGAPLLGLRDIVIVAHGKSNELAVTNCIRMAATSVRNNVHGHLAEGLAAHKELAAKPDRNAA; this comes from the coding sequence ATGCCTAGCAACGAGCCGATTCTGGCGCCGCGCATCGCCGTGGACGCCATGGGGGGCGATTACGGGCCCCGCATCGTTGTGCCCGCCGCGGTGGCCGCCGCGCGCGAAGGCATCTCCATCGTGCTCGTCGGCGACGAGGAGCGCGTCCGGGCCGAGCTGGACAAGCTCGACGCCAAGGGGCTGGACATCGAGATCGTCCATGCCTCCCAGGTGGTCGAGATGGACGACAAGCCCGCCGACGCGCTCAGACGCAAGAAGGACTCCTCCATCCAGGTGGCCTGCCGCCTGGTCAAGGAAGGCCGCGCCCACGGCGTGGTCTCGGCCGGACATTCCGGGGCCACCGTGGCCTGCGGCATGTTCGTCCTGGGCCGCATTCCCGGCGTCCTGCGCCCGGCCCTGGCGGGCATCATGCCCACCGAGAAGAAGCCCGTGGTGCTCATCGACGTGGGGGCCAACGTGGACTCCAAGCCCCAGCACCTGCTCCAGTTCGGCCTCATGGCCGACGTCCTGGCCCGGCACGTCCTGGGCTTCGACAACCCGTCCGTGGGCATCCTGTCCATCGGCGAGGAGGAGGGCAAGGGCAACGCCGCCGTGCGCGAGGGTTTCGAGCTCTTCAAGCGCTCCCAACTGCGTTTCATCGGCAACGTCGAGGGCCGCGACATCTTCACCGGCGAGGTGGACATCGTGGTCTGCGACGGCTTTGTGGGCAACGTGGCCCTGAAGCTCTCCGAGGGGCTGGCCCGCTCCCTGAGCCGCATCCTCAAGGACGAACTCAAGTCGAGCTGGCTGTCCATGCTCGGCACGCTGCTCTCCTTCGGGGCGTTCAAGCGGTTCAAGAAGCTCGTGGACTACGCCGAATACGGCGGAGCGCCCCTGCTCGGCCTGCGCGACATCGTCATCGTGGCCCACGGCAAGTCCAACGAACTGGCCGTGACCAACTGCATCCGTATGGCCGCCACCAGCGTGCGCAACAATGTCCACGGCCACCTGGCCGAGGGGCTGGCCGCCCACAAGGAACTGGCCGCCAAGCCCGACAGGAACGCGGCCTGA
- a CDS encoding beta-ketoacyl-ACP synthase III, which translates to MTSFILRGFGLYAPEKVLTNADLEKIVDTSDEWITTRTGIKERHVAAEGEASSDMAFESSKQALAEAGIDPSELTHILCATFTPDSMIPSAACRLQEKFGITGQMCMDVAAACSGFLYALQTARGLLCLEPKAKILVVASEVVTRRMNWEDRATCVLFGDASGAAVLTAGEPGDGPEVLDIMLAADGSLGDLLTVNGGGSAYSYKLGEAVGPEYFVEFQGREVFKHAVRSMTDISEAILERNGLAKSDVDVLLPHQANYRIIDAVGRRFDIPEERVFSNIHKYGNTSASAIPVALAEAVHTGFIKPGNLVLIPAFGGGFTWGAALIRF; encoded by the coding sequence ATGACCAGTTTCATCCTTCGCGGCTTTGGCCTGTACGCACCTGAAAAGGTCCTGACCAACGCCGATCTTGAAAAGATCGTAGACACCTCGGACGAGTGGATCACCACCCGCACCGGGATCAAGGAACGGCACGTGGCCGCCGAGGGCGAGGCCTCTTCCGACATGGCCTTCGAGTCCTCCAAGCAGGCCCTGGCCGAGGCGGGCATCGACCCCTCGGAGCTGACCCACATCCTCTGCGCCACCTTCACTCCGGACTCCATGATCCCGTCCGCCGCCTGCCGGTTGCAGGAGAAGTTCGGCATCACCGGGCAGATGTGCATGGACGTGGCCGCCGCCTGCTCCGGCTTCCTGTACGCCCTGCAGACCGCGCGCGGCCTGCTCTGCCTGGAGCCCAAGGCCAAGATCCTGGTGGTCGCCAGCGAGGTCGTCACCCGGCGTATGAACTGGGAGGACCGGGCCACCTGCGTCCTGTTCGGCGACGCCTCCGGGGCGGCGGTCCTGACCGCCGGCGAGCCCGGCGACGGCCCCGAGGTCCTGGACATCATGCTCGCCGCCGACGGGTCCCTCGGCGACCTGCTCACGGTCAACGGCGGCGGCTCGGCCTACTCCTACAAGCTGGGCGAGGCCGTTGGGCCGGAATATTTCGTCGAGTTCCAGGGCCGCGAGGTCTTCAAGCACGCCGTGCGCAGCATGACCGACATCTCCGAGGCCATCCTCGAACGCAACGGGCTCGCGAAGTCCGACGTGGACGTGCTCCTGCCGCACCAGGCCAACTACCGCATCATCGACGCCGTGGGCCGCCGTTTCGACATCCCCGAGGAACGCGTCTTTTCCAACATCCACAAGTACGGCAACACCTCCGCCTCGGCCATCCCCGTGGCCCTGGCCGAAGCCGTGCACACCGGTTTCATCAAGCCGGGCAACCTGGTCCTCATCCCGGCCTTCGGCGGGGGGTTCACCTGGGGCGCGGCCCTGATTCGGTTCTAG
- the rpmB gene encoding 50S ribosomal protein L28, with translation MSQVCDICGKGPQTGNNVSHSHIKTKRRFMPNLQKVRHQLESGQVVSIKACTRCIRNGAVVKPVANKTTES, from the coding sequence ATGTCCCAGGTTTGCGATATTTGTGGAAAGGGTCCCCAGACCGGCAACAACGTCAGCCACTCCCACATCAAGACCAAGCGCCGCTTCATGCCCAATCTGCAGAAGGTGCGCCACCAGCTTGAGTCCGGCCAGGTCGTGTCCATCAAGGCCTGCACCCGCTGCATCCGCAACGGCGCCGTGGTCAAGCCCGTCGCCAACAAGACGACCGAATCCTAG
- the gltX gene encoding glutamate--tRNA ligase — protein sequence MSKVVSRFAPSPTGFLHIGGARTALFSWLLARSMGGEFRLRIEDTDRERSTQAATDAIIDSMRWLGLAHDGEIVFQSERADRHNEVIDQLIASGHAYYCDCSKEAVDAMRETAMREGRKPKYDGTCRDKGLTSGVVRLKAPLEGATGYKDMVKGFISVENAELDDMILRRSDGTPTYNLAVVVDDHDMGVTHVLRGDDHVNNTPRQILIYRALGWDVPEFGHVPMILGPDKKKLSKRHGALSVMEYEKMGYLPEAVTNYLARLGWSHGDQELFTMDEMVALFTTDGLGNSPSVFDLTKFEWVNGQYMQKADPDRLAGLLCDFLAREVGEEEAKSVSRARFAKIAPLLQPRSKSVLDMLEQARPFIVDASFLAYDEAAVQKFLTAETKPMLEEIAERMEGLAEFTEPALEELHKAFIEEKGIKFKVIAQPIRVAITGKTQSPGLFETMVVLGKEQSLARIRRAVEL from the coding sequence ATGAGCAAAGTCGTTTCCCGTTTCGCGCCGAGCCCCACGGGGTTCCTGCATATCGGCGGTGCGCGCACCGCGTTGTTTTCCTGGCTCCTGGCCCGGTCCATGGGCGGCGAGTTCCGCCTGCGCATCGAGGACACGGACCGCGAGCGCTCCACGCAGGCCGCGACGGACGCCATCATCGATTCCATGCGCTGGCTGGGGCTGGCGCACGACGGCGAGATCGTCTTCCAGTCCGAGCGGGCCGACCGGCACAACGAGGTCATCGACCAGCTGATCGCGTCCGGCCACGCCTACTACTGCGACTGCAGCAAGGAGGCGGTGGACGCCATGCGCGAGACGGCCATGCGGGAGGGCCGCAAGCCCAAGTACGACGGCACCTGCCGGGACAAGGGGCTGACCTCGGGCGTGGTCCGGCTGAAGGCCCCGCTGGAGGGCGCCACCGGGTACAAGGACATGGTCAAGGGGTTCATCTCGGTGGAGAACGCCGAGCTGGACGACATGATCCTGCGCCGTTCCGACGGAACGCCGACCTACAACCTGGCCGTGGTGGTGGACGATCACGACATGGGCGTGACCCACGTGCTGCGTGGCGACGACCACGTCAACAACACCCCGCGCCAGATCCTCATCTACCGCGCCCTGGGCTGGGACGTGCCGGAGTTCGGCCATGTGCCCATGATCCTGGGTCCGGACAAGAAGAAGCTTTCCAAGCGCCACGGCGCGCTGTCGGTCATGGAGTACGAGAAGATGGGCTACCTGCCCGAGGCCGTGACCAACTACCTGGCCCGGCTGGGCTGGTCCCACGGCGACCAGGAGCTGTTCACCATGGACGAGATGGTCGCGCTGTTCACCACGGACGGCCTGGGCAACTCGCCGTCGGTCTTCGACCTGACCAAGTTCGAGTGGGTCAACGGCCAGTACATGCAGAAGGCGGACCCGGACCGTCTGGCCGGGCTGCTCTGCGACTTCCTGGCCCGCGAGGTGGGCGAGGAGGAGGCCAAGTCCGTGAGCCGCGCCCGGTTCGCCAAAATCGCGCCGCTGCTCCAGCCCCGGTCCAAGTCCGTGCTCGATATGCTTGAACAGGCGCGCCCGTTCATCGTGGACGCCTCGTTCCTGGCCTACGACGAGGCCGCCGTGCAGAAGTTCCTGACCGCCGAGACCAAGCCCATGCTTGAGGAGATCGCCGAGCGCATGGAGGGTTTGGCCGAGTTCACCGAGCCCGCCCTGGAGGAGCTGCACAAGGCGTTCATCGAGGAGAAGGGCATCAAATTCAAGGTCATCGCCCAGCCCATCCGCGTGGCCATCACCGGCAAGACCCAGTCTCCGGGCCTGTTCGAGACCATGGTCGTGCTCGGCAAGGAGCAGAGCCTGGCCCGCATCCGGCGGGCGGTCGAATTGTAG
- a CDS encoding acyl carrier protein, with translation MSDVATKVKEIIVDQLGVSEDEVVESAAFVEDLGADSLDLTELIMAMEEEFDLEIDDEEAQKILKVGDAISHIEKAL, from the coding sequence ATGTCCGACGTAGCAACGAAAGTGAAAGAGATCATCGTGGATCAGCTGGGTGTGTCCGAAGACGAAGTCGTCGAGAGCGCCGCGTTTGTCGAAGACCTGGGCGCCGATTCCCTGGACCTGACCGAACTGATCATGGCCATGGAAGAGGAATTCGACCTGGAGATCGATGACGAAGAGGCCCAGAAGATCCTCAAGGTCGGCGACGCCATTTCGCACATCGAAAAGGCCCTGTAG
- a CDS encoding HDOD domain-containing protein, whose product MAEESSRVKAETAIAPEALEAAKRLLTKRFKFIKKPDDSLKRLARLGVRRVARDMAANPHRYEVLEAESPLPEVRPLDPLDILRHDHQLPALPQVFLELQQAIGSRSTSADDLAEIIGQDPGLTAFLLRMVNSAFYSLPMQIDTISRAVTVVGVNQLSTLAVGTSVMSLFKDVPADVIDMEQFWKHSICCGLIARRLCRMTGKGDPERAFVSGLLHDIGQLILLQVEPERATAVHAHARAKDVVLFAEEKVLLGFDHATLGGMLLRKWNFPYILVSAVLEHHQPKAGHKEPEPLLVHCAETIATGLGVGSSGEFFVQPPSAEVWASMNFTPDQMDEMVEDLDEELDEAFAILLDR is encoded by the coding sequence ATGGCAGAAGAAAGCTCCCGGGTGAAGGCCGAGACCGCGATTGCGCCCGAAGCCCTCGAAGCGGCGAAGAGACTGCTGACCAAGCGGTTCAAGTTCATCAAGAAACCGGACGACTCCCTGAAACGGCTGGCCCGTCTCGGAGTCAGGCGCGTGGCCCGCGACATGGCCGCGAACCCGCACCGGTACGAAGTGCTCGAGGCCGAGTCGCCCCTGCCCGAGGTCCGGCCCCTGGACCCGCTGGACATCCTGCGTCACGACCACCAGCTCCCGGCCCTGCCGCAGGTCTTCCTTGAACTGCAACAGGCCATCGGCTCCCGGTCCACCTCGGCCGACGACCTTGCCGAGATCATCGGCCAGGACCCCGGCCTGACCGCCTTCCTGCTGCGCATGGTCAACTCCGCCTTCTACTCCCTGCCCATGCAGATCGACACCATCTCGCGGGCCGTGACCGTGGTCGGCGTGAACCAGTTGTCCACCCTGGCCGTGGGCACCTCGGTCATGTCCCTGTTCAAGGACGTGCCCGCCGACGTCATCGACATGGAGCAGTTCTGGAAGCACTCCATCTGCTGCGGGCTGATCGCCCGCCGCCTGTGCCGCATGACCGGCAAGGGCGACCCGGAACGCGCCTTCGTCTCCGGCCTGCTGCACGACATCGGCCAGCTCATCCTGCTCCAGGTGGAGCCGGAACGGGCCACGGCCGTGCACGCCCATGCCCGGGCCAAGGACGTGGTCCTGTTCGCCGAGGAAAAGGTCCTGCTCGGGTTCGACCACGCCACCCTGGGCGGCATGCTCCTGCGCAAGTGGAATTTCCCCTACATCCTGGTCTCTGCCGTGCTCGAACACCATCAGCCCAAAGCGGGCCACAAGGAGCCCGAGCCGCTCCTGGTCCACTGCGCCGAGACCATCGCCACCGGCCTGGGCGTCGGCTCCAGCGGCGAGTTCTTTGTCCAGCCCCCGTCCGCCGAGGTCTGGGCGTCCATGAACTTCACCCCGGACCAGATGGACGAGATGGTCGAGGACCTGGACGAGGAGCTGGACGAGGCCTTCGCCATCCTCCTCGACCGCTAG
- a CDS encoding YceD family protein: MNTENIMVENWLTISDIAAEGKDFTFDDQDFWRDAWRRFKLDLRPGRDLVAEFSVLPQSDDGALVRGTLTGSVQLACDRCAEYFDYAIEAQFDAFEQLPDGGESDGEPRMRVENGLLQLDIGAILWEEFALALPFKPLCSEECAGICPGCGANLNTGQCTCQPEEGDERLAVFRDLKIK, encoded by the coding sequence GTGAACACGGAGAACATCATGGTCGAGAACTGGCTGACGATCAGCGATATTGCCGCAGAGGGCAAGGACTTCACCTTCGACGATCAGGACTTCTGGCGCGATGCGTGGCGTCGGTTCAAGCTGGACCTCAGGCCCGGCCGCGACCTGGTGGCCGAGTTTTCGGTCCTGCCCCAGTCCGACGACGGGGCCCTGGTGCGCGGCACGCTCACCGGCTCCGTGCAGCTCGCCTGCGACCGCTGCGCCGAGTATTTCGACTACGCCATCGAGGCGCAGTTCGACGCCTTCGAGCAACTGCCCGACGGCGGGGAGAGCGATGGCGAGCCGCGCATGCGCGTGGAGAACGGCCTCCTGCAGCTCGACATAGGCGCCATCCTCTGGGAGGAGTTCGCCCTGGCCCTGCCGTTCAAGCCCCTGTGCTCCGAGGAGTGCGCGGGCATCTGCCCCGGCTGCGGCGCCAACCTCAATACCGGCCAGTGCACCTGCCAGCCGGAAGAGGGCGACGAAAGGCTTGCGGTTTTCCGCGACTTGAAGATAAAGTAA